GCGCGAAGTCGACGTCCTGGATGTAGGCGATGGCGTTGCGGCGCGTGGAGGTGCAGCTGACGCCGTTCGCCTCGTAGTTCCACGGCGACAGGGCCGAGCTGGTGTCGCCGAGGTCGAGGAGGAACATCCGCGGCCGGTCGGCGCCGTCGACGGTCAGGAAGTTGCCGACGGCGGCGAGGTGCTCGCCGTCGCTGCTGATGTCGAACTTGAAGACCTGCGCGGAGTTGCTGTTGGGCAGCCGCCCGCCGACCTGGTGGTCCAGGTACGTCGTGCGCCGACCTGTCACCGGGCTCAGCGACATGATCCGTCGGGGGATCGTGCCGGCCACGACGAGGTGGCCGTCGTGCAGCTCCATGTCCGTCACCCGCGCTCCCCGGAACGGCGCTGCGAACGTCGGGTCGAGCGCTCCTGTGGCCAGGTCGAGCTTGGCGACCGTCGAGCGCGGCTGCCCGTTGACGTTGCGGAAGGCCCCGCCGAGCCACACCGAGGTGCCGTCGGAGACGGCACTCCAGACGATGCCGTCCACGTCCGGTGCGAAGGTGGGGCTGATGGCCCCGGTGCGGGCGTCGAAGGCGAAGACGTTGCGTCGGGTGAGCTGCTGGGTGCGGTCGCCATTCTCCACGGTGCGGAACCGGCCGCCGACCACCATCTCGTCTCCGGCCTCGGCCACGGTGTAGGCGATCGGCTTCGGCTGGCCGTCGGTGGTGGCGATCATCGGTACCCACCGCTCGGCCTGCTCACCGACCACGCCGCCATGGACGTGGTCGGACCCCGTGGCCGGCACGGACGCGAGCGCCGCCACGCAGGCGGCGGCCACGGAGACTGTCAGGGTCCTGCGCATCATGTGTGGTTCCCCCCACCCGGGCGACGCACCCACCAGCGTCGCGATGGCAGGACGGTAGGGATCGTGACACGGGCCGGGCATCGCCCGTTGTGGGTAACGCGTCTCAGTAGGCGCCGCGGTGCCCCACGACGGCCCGCACCGTGCGGCCCAGGATCGCGGCGTCCATCGGCAGCGACCAGTTGTCGACGTAGCTCAGGTCGAGCCGCACCGACTCCTCCCAGGACAGGTCCGACCGTCCCGAGACCTGCCACAGGCCGGTGAGACCCGGCTTGACCGCGAGCCGGCGGCGCGGGTCGTGGTCGTACTGCTCGACCTCGCTGGGCAGCGCCGGCCGGGGCCCGACGAGAGACATGTGACCGCACACGATGTTCCAGAGCTGCGGCAGCTCGTCGACGGAGTACCGACGCAGGACCGCCCCCAGCGGTGTCACCCGAGGGTCGCTGCGCAGCTTGAACAGCACGCCGTCCGCCTCGTTGCGGTCGGCCAGCGCATCGACTGCCTGCTCGGCGTCACAGCACATGGTGCGGAACTTCAGCATCGTGAACTCGCGTCCGTCGCGGCCCACCCGGCGCTGCCGGAACAACGCCGGGCCGGGGGAGTCCCGGCGGACCAGCAGTCCCACCACGAGCAGGGCCGGCGCCAGCAGCACCAGGGCGCAGGCGGCGGCAACCCGTTCGGCCACGTCCTTGAGGAACCGGCAGCAGCCGCGTCCGGCGGCCGGGCGCACGTGCACCGCGCCCATGCCACCCGCGCGGACGGTGGTGGTGCGGGACGGGGCGACGTCGATCAGCCCCGTCCCGACGTACAGCTCCAGCTGGTGGCTCGCGGCCGCCCACGCGAGCCGGCGGATGGTGGTCGGCGTGAGGCCCGGGCCCGGAACCACCAGCAGGGCGTCCGCACCCTGGGCGAGGGCCAGTGCCGTGGGTCCCTCCGCCTCGGCCTCGGTGACCGGTCCGTGGACGTCCTCGCCCTCCCGGGTCAGCCAGGTGGCGACCACGTGGCACCGCTGCGGATCGCGAGCCAGCTCGTCCAGCGCGCGCTCGACATCAGCAGGAGCGCCCGCGACGACGAGGCGTACGCCGCGCTCGCCCAGCCACCCCGCCATGAGCACCGTGGCCGCCGAGGCGGCGACGACAGCGGCGACCGGGGCGACGAGACCGTCGAGCAGGGCGATGCCGAGCCCGGACCCCACCCAGCAGCCGAGCCCGACCACCGCACCGGCGTGGACGACCGGGCGCAGCCGGCTCAGGGTGCTCGCCAGGGGGCGCTCGGCCCAGCAGCCGAGGGCCGCCAGCAGCGCCGGCCAGGTGAGCAGGAGGCCGGCCGCCGCCAGCGGCTCGGGGTGGACACCTGCCGGCCACGTGGCGGCCAGCGCCGCGGACGCCGCCAGCAGGTGGATCAGGGGCTCCACACGGAGCCGGGGCAACCGCGTGACCCTCCCGGCCGCGGCCGGGGTCGCCGCCGACACCTGCTGGCCGACCTCCTGGCGGAGGTCCCCCAGCAAGGGTGCAGCGATCTGCGTCATCGGTTTCAGTTCCCCCCGGAACAGCAGCGCATCGGTGTCGCCGCACGTCGTTCCGTGCAGCGTAGGAACACGCGTTTGCACCGGACATGCCACAAATGAGGGAAAGGGTCGAGAACGCCTGAGCGCTCCCCACAATTGGGGATTCCCAACTCCACGGCGGCCCGGGGAGGGTGGTCTGCAGGGCCCCTCGGGACCCGCTGACGGCTCACCAGCCGCCCTCACCGCCCGGGCTGGGGAGGGTGGCCGTGGCCGAACCCTCTGGAGACCCCCCGCCCGGAGGCGAGGTGGCGGCCAGGGCCCGGCGCTGTCGGGTGCCTCAACGACCGGGACCGGTGCTGGACGGCTGGTGAGTCCTGGCGTGACCGCGGTGCCGGCGGCGGCCGCTACGGAGTGGGGGGTCGCCACCCCACCTTGTGGGCGAGGCCGACGGCTGCGAGCTGGGAGGACACCTCGAGCTTGGCCAGGATCGACTTGATCTGGGTCCGCACGGTGGCCTCGGAGACGACGCTGGCGCGCGAGATGTCCCGCACCGTGTTGCCCTCCATCAGGTTGCCGAGCACCTGGCGCTCCCGGCCGGTCAACCGCTCGAGACGCAGGTGCAGCTCCTCCTGGTCCTCCCGGTCGCGGTGCCAGGCGGTGAGCAGCCGCTCCCGCTCCTCGCGGTCGATGACCGGCAGGCCCTGGTTCAGCCGACGGACGGTGGCCATGATCTCGTTGAGCGGGCGGGTCTTGCTGAGCACCTTGCGCGCCCCGTAGCGCAGGCACTGGCCCCACCGGCTCTCGTCGGGCGAGGCCGTCACCACGACCACCCAGATCCCGGCCCGTGCGAGCGGCGCGATGATGCGCACGCCGTCGCCGAAGTGCCCGAGGTCGAGGTCCAGCAGCACGATCCGCGGGTGCAGCCGGACGATGGCGGACACCAGCGCCGCCTGTGAGCCGCGCATCTCCGAGACCGCCATCCGGCGTACGTCGTAGCCCTCCATCGACAGGGCGAGCTCGAGGGACTCGGCGAAGAGCGTGTGATCCTCGACGATGAGGATCCGCAGGCTGCTACGCGCGCGCGCGGGAGGCGCCATGCCCGGCCCTCTCGTAGGGGAGACGGAGGACGAAGGTGGCGCCACAGCCGGGGGTGGACAGGATCCGCAGAGACCCCCCGAGGTCCTCGACGAGCCGCCTCGCGACGTTGAGGCCGATGCCCTGACCGCGCGAGGCCGGTCCGCGCTCCCCCCACTCGAACAGGCGCGCCGAGACCTCCCGGGGGATGCCGGGCCCGAGGTCGGAGACCGTGAGCTCCACCGCTGCGCCGATGTCACGGGCAGCGACCCTGACCGGCGAGCCCGGGGCGTGCTGGGCGGCGTTCTCCAGCAGCGTCGTCACGACCTCGGTGATGTCGTCCGCGCGGCCACGCACCAGGTGCCCGGTCGGCGTCCAGTCGACCTGGCGCCCGAGCACGCGCTGCGCCACCACCACGGGTTCGATCGCCTGGTCGAGGTCGACCGGCCCGACCGGGGTCACCCGGGGTCCGCGGGTCGCCAGCCCACCGAGGCGCGCGATCTCCGCCTCCACCATCCGTTCGAGCTGCGCCCGCCGGTCCGGCGAGAGCCGGGTGCCGTCGTGGATGAGCTCGCTGGCGGTGACGATCCCGGCGATCGCGGCGTCCATCTCGTGCAGCCGCTCCCGGTCCAGCCGGTTGCGTTCCTCGACGTCGGCGACCCGCCGACTCAGCTCCGTGACGGTGCTCGTGCTGTCACGGATGGTCAGCCGGAGCACCGCGCTCGCCGCGACGCAGAGCAGCACCGCGAAGAGCAGGTCGGTGAGGATCGACACGACCGCGAATCCGACACCCTCGCCCCCCTGGTGGACGACGAGCTGGTTGAGGCCGAGCAGGACCACGGCGGTGACGATGCGGATCCGCGCCCACGCGGGCACCGGCACCAGGGTGGCCGCGGCGACGGCGAACGCGATGTAGAGCAGGGCCATGCCCGCCCCCGCGAAGATCAGGATGCCGAGCACCGCCGCCGGGTAGCCGCGGCCCGACTCGACCATCCCGATCCGGAACGCCGAGAAGACGACACCCAGGCAGACCCCGAGCAGCAGCGGGTCCAGCTGCGGCGGCACCGCGCGTCCCCACCACAGCATCGCGACGACGGTCGCCGTGAACAACAGGTCGGTGACCAGCAGGGTCGTCGAGTGGTCGACGAGCCCGGGCCCGTGCGCGAGCCGCAGCGCGGCGAACGAGAACCCCTTGATGGCCAGGGCGACGAACGCGGCCGCCAGCCAGGCCTGG
The genomic region above belongs to Nocardioides coralli and contains:
- a CDS encoding sugar transferase; its protein translation is MTQIAAPLLGDLRQEVGQQVSAATPAAAGRVTRLPRLRVEPLIHLLAASAALAATWPAGVHPEPLAAAGLLLTWPALLAALGCWAERPLASTLSRLRPVVHAGAVVGLGCWVGSGLGIALLDGLVAPVAAVVAASAATVLMAGWLGERGVRLVVAGAPADVERALDELARDPQRCHVVATWLTREGEDVHGPVTEAEAEGPTALALAQGADALLVVPGPGLTPTTIRRLAWAAASHQLELYVGTGLIDVAPSRTTTVRAGGMGAVHVRPAAGRGCCRFLKDVAERVAAACALVLLAPALLVVGLLVRRDSPGPALFRQRRVGRDGREFTMLKFRTMCCDAEQAVDALADRNEADGVLFKLRSDPRVTPLGAVLRRYSVDELPQLWNIVCGHMSLVGPRPALPSEVEQYDHDPRRRLAVKPGLTGLWQVSGRSDLSWEESVRLDLSYVDNWSLPMDAAILGRTVRAVVGHRGAY
- a CDS encoding sensor histidine kinase, with protein sequence MMGKFRIPDGVWGWHGTLLVALVCVTPALVAFWLAPETRNVEDAAGIGSLVVHPVVLAAALGLYFAWRLTGEPGQAWLAAAFVALAIKGFSFAALRLAHGPGLVDHSTTLLVTDLLFTATVVAMLWWGRAVPPQLDPLLLGVCLGVVFSAFRIGMVESGRGYPAAVLGILIFAGAGMALLYIAFAVAAATLVPVPAWARIRIVTAVVLLGLNQLVVHQGGEGVGFAVVSILTDLLFAVLLCVAASAVLRLTIRDSTSTVTELSRRVADVEERNRLDRERLHEMDAAIAGIVTASELIHDGTRLSPDRRAQLERMVEAEIARLGGLATRGPRVTPVGPVDLDQAIEPVVVAQRVLGRQVDWTPTGHLVRGRADDITEVVTTLLENAAQHAPGSPVRVAARDIGAAVELTVSDLGPGIPREVSARLFEWGERGPASRGQGIGLNVARRLVEDLGGSLRILSTPGCGATFVLRLPYERAGHGASRARA
- a CDS encoding response regulator, producing MAPPARARSSLRILIVEDHTLFAESLELALSMEGYDVRRMAVSEMRGSQAALVSAIVRLHPRIVLLDLDLGHFGDGVRIIAPLARAGIWVVVVTASPDESRWGQCLRYGARKVLSKTRPLNEIMATVRRLNQGLPVIDREERERLLTAWHRDREDQEELHLRLERLTGRERQVLGNLMEGNTVRDISRASVVSEATVRTQIKSILAKLEVSSQLAAVGLAHKVGWRPPTP